In bacterium, the following are encoded in one genomic region:
- the rph gene encoding ribonuclease PH, with amino-acid sequence MSKRHNDRKPTQLRPVSLTRDYLPHAEGSVLIEMGNTRVVCTASIAHGVPGWLRGSGQGWVTAEYGMLPRATSERTRREAASPTGQGGRTMEIQRLIGRSLRSVTDLNTLGEITVTVDCDVIMADGGTRCASINGAATALYDALQRLRLPHHPMSGLVGAVSLGVCGGEVLIDLDYEEDSRAETDMNIVMSENGGLIEVQGTAEGRPFTREQLDRMLDLAGAGIGQLIKLQRKSLEA; translated from the coding sequence GTGAGTAAGCGCCACAACGACCGCAAGCCCACCCAGCTGCGCCCCGTGAGCCTGACCCGCGACTACCTGCCCCACGCCGAGGGCTCGGTGCTGATCGAGATGGGCAACACGCGCGTCGTCTGCACCGCGTCGATCGCCCACGGCGTGCCCGGCTGGCTGCGGGGCAGCGGCCAGGGCTGGGTGACCGCGGAGTACGGCATGCTGCCGCGCGCCACCAGCGAGCGGACGCGCCGCGAGGCCGCCAGTCCCACCGGCCAGGGCGGCCGCACCATGGAGATCCAGCGCCTGATCGGACGCAGCCTGCGCTCGGTGACCGACCTGAACACGCTGGGCGAGATCACCGTGACGGTCGACTGCGACGTGATCATGGCCGACGGCGGCACGCGCTGCGCGTCGATCAACGGCGCCGCGACGGCCCTCTACGACGCCCTGCAGAGGCTGCGGCTGCCGCACCATCCCATGTCCGGGCTGGTCGGGGCGGTGAGCCTGGGCGTGTGCGGGGGCGAGGTGCTGATCGACCTCGACTACGAGGAGGACTCGCGCGCCGAGACGGACATGAACATCGTCATGAGCGAGAACGGCGGGCTGATCGAGGTGCAGGGCACCGCCGAGGGACGGCCCTTCACCCGCGAGCAGCTCGACCGCATGCTCGATCTGGCCGGCGCCGGCATCGGCCAGCTCATCAAGCTGCAGCGCAAGTCCCTGGAGGCCTGA
- the murI gene encoding glutamate racemase: MGPVGVFDSGMGGLTVLRELQRRLPAEDLLYFGDTARVPYGTKGARTVREFARQDASFLVAHGAKLVVVACNTASAFAIDDLRATLPVPVLDVIAPGVTTALARTRGGRVGIIATRGTVESGRYQQQLAAQLGGDRVVARACPLFVPLAEEGLLDHAVTRQMAEEYLAPLREAGVDTLILGCTHYPLLKGVIGAVMGPDVALVDSAEALAVAAGEELTRRGLRRPDGADRPDGRLEFYLSDLPWKFREVGARFLGRPIDEVHTVNVNEAAWDGGLPGIPVRKETP; encoded by the coding sequence ATGGGCCCCGTCGGCGTCTTCGATTCCGGCATGGGCGGCCTGACCGTCCTGCGCGAGCTGCAGCGGAGGCTGCCGGCCGAGGACCTGCTCTACTTCGGCGACACGGCCCGCGTCCCCTACGGCACCAAGGGCGCGCGCACGGTGCGGGAGTTCGCGCGCCAGGACGCCTCGTTCCTGGTGGCGCACGGCGCCAAGCTGGTGGTGGTGGCCTGCAACACGGCCTCGGCGTTCGCCATCGACGACCTGCGCGCGACCCTGCCCGTGCCCGTGCTCGACGTCATCGCGCCCGGCGTGACCACGGCCCTGGCGCGGACCCGGGGCGGGCGCGTCGGCATCATCGCCACGCGCGGCACCGTCGAGAGCGGGCGCTACCAGCAGCAGCTCGCGGCGCAGCTGGGCGGGGACCGCGTCGTGGCCCGCGCCTGTCCGCTGTTCGTGCCCCTGGCCGAGGAGGGCCTGCTCGACCACGCGGTCACCCGTCAGATGGCCGAGGAGTACCTGGCGCCGCTGCGCGAGGCCGGCGTCGACACCCTGATCCTGGGCTGCACCCATTACCCGCTGCTCAAGGGCGTGATCGGCGCGGTGATGGGCCCCGACGTCGCGCTGGTGGATTCGGCCGAGGCCCTGGCCGTCGCCGCCGGGGAAGAGCTGACGCGCCGCGGGCTGCGCCGTCCCGACGGCGCCGATCGTCCGGATGGCCGGCTCGAGTTCTACCTGAGCGACTTGCCCTGGAAGTTCCGCGAGGTGGGCGCCCGCTTCCTGGGCCGACCCATCGACGAGGTCCATACCGTGAACGTGAACGAGGCCGCCTGGGACGGCGGCCTGCCGGGAATCCCGGTGAGAAAGGAAACCCCGTGA
- a CDS encoding GerMN domain-containing protein, translating to MAGRATRRATGRGFWWTLAVLMLVLAMAAAFLAWYLSRGPREKAMMIPLVPDLGARELAGTRGVVLFFADGNGEAAVSRELQMPSRATREDEVREVLEALCDEDPGRLAVSALPVGARPRDVFVDRGAGQVVVDWTRELVSAHPGGSTSEQATLAVILRTLAWNFPELESCVLLVDGAQVETLAGHLDTSRPFDLGRWR from the coding sequence ATGGCCGGCCGCGCGACCCGCCGCGCCACCGGGCGCGGTTTCTGGTGGACCCTGGCCGTGCTGATGCTCGTGCTGGCCATGGCCGCGGCTTTTTTGGCGTGGTATCTCAGCCGCGGACCGCGCGAAAAAGCGATGATGATCCCCCTCGTCCCGGATCTCGGGGCCCGCGAGCTGGCGGGCACCCGCGGCGTGGTGCTCTTCTTCGCCGACGGCAACGGCGAGGCCGCCGTCAGCCGCGAACTGCAGATGCCCAGCCGCGCGACCCGCGAGGACGAGGTGCGCGAGGTGCTCGAGGCGCTGTGCGACGAGGATCCCGGGCGCCTGGCCGTCTCCGCCCTGCCGGTCGGGGCGCGGCCCCGGGACGTCTTCGTCGACCGTGGTGCGGGGCAGGTCGTCGTCGACTGGACGCGCGAGCTGGTCAGCGCCCACCCCGGCGGGAGCACGTCGGAACAGGCCACCCTCGCGGTGATCCTGCGCACCCTGGCCTGGAACTTCCCCGAGCTGGAGAGCTGCGTCCTGCTGGTCGACGGCGCGCAGGTCGAGACCCTGGCGGGGCACCTCGACACCAGCCGCCCCTTCGACCTGGGGCGGTGGCGCTGA
- a CDS encoding N-acetylmuramoyl-L-alanine amidase, whose protein sequence is MLRAVPITLAILMLTAALASAWQEGLAPRLDQKSGSFEVQVTFARDRASFPVQGRHLLRGSQEVYLASADVVSIFRAARFWDPELNRLTLRVRDRQLAATAGSRLILDAGREILLPVPVLALDGDLWLPMVFVVDQMGPALGETAVWNGAGLNLHVGAAKANVTGLRVETESRSTTLRVFCDEPLGWRATGPASGVVTLKVYGGVVDQRAVRVTNPRGLIRKVTTRQMSDHALIDVEIRSLVRYSHARSGGDGREIVLVLEEAEAPALPDLEPRGALNMSGPRELGAGARAVRTIVIDPGHGGDDTGRVGPSGVREKDVVLALARRLEHELEDRGYVVVMVRDGDDDPDLDSRAEIANRAGGDLFLSLHANGWFDRQVRGVETHLLLPSGAEDGEGGGNDFFVPWHRAQWRHLGASREVAELVQARLVAGAAAEDRGVRQTGQRVLRGVDMPALVVEVGYLTHPAQEKQLDSRSYQESLAESLARAVDDYRRLVADLLAHEGGGER, encoded by the coding sequence ATGCTGCGCGCGGTGCCGATCACCCTGGCGATCCTGATGCTGACGGCCGCCCTCGCGTCGGCCTGGCAGGAGGGCCTCGCGCCGCGCCTCGACCAGAAGTCGGGCTCCTTCGAGGTGCAGGTGACCTTCGCCCGCGACCGCGCCTCCTTCCCGGTGCAGGGACGGCACCTGCTGCGCGGCTCCCAGGAGGTGTACCTGGCCTCGGCCGACGTGGTCTCCATCTTTCGCGCCGCGCGTTTCTGGGATCCCGAGCTGAACCGTCTCACGCTCAGGGTGAGGGACCGGCAACTCGCCGCGACGGCGGGCAGCCGGCTCATCCTCGACGCCGGCCGGGAGATCCTGCTGCCGGTGCCGGTGCTCGCGCTCGACGGCGACCTCTGGCTGCCGATGGTGTTCGTGGTCGACCAGATGGGGCCCGCCCTCGGCGAGACCGCCGTCTGGAACGGCGCCGGCCTCAACCTGCACGTGGGCGCGGCGAAGGCCAACGTGACCGGGCTGAGGGTCGAGACCGAGTCGCGCAGCACCACCCTGCGCGTCTTCTGCGACGAGCCGCTGGGCTGGCGGGCGACGGGGCCCGCGTCGGGCGTCGTCACCCTGAAGGTTTACGGCGGCGTCGTCGACCAGAGGGCTGTGCGCGTCACCAATCCGCGCGGCCTGATCCGCAAGGTCACCACGCGCCAGATGAGCGACCACGCCCTGATCGACGTGGAGATCCGCTCGCTGGTCCGGTACAGCCACGCCCGCAGCGGCGGCGACGGGCGGGAGATCGTGCTCGTCCTGGAGGAGGCCGAGGCGCCGGCGCTGCCCGACCTCGAGCCGCGCGGCGCGCTCAACATGTCCGGTCCGCGTGAGCTGGGTGCCGGCGCGCGCGCGGTGCGCACCATCGTGATCGACCCCGGCCACGGCGGGGACGACACCGGCCGCGTGGGGCCGTCGGGCGTGCGCGAGAAGGACGTGGTCCTCGCGCTGGCCCGACGGCTCGAGCACGAGCTCGAGGACCGGGGCTATGTGGTGGTCATGGTCCGCGACGGCGACGACGATCCCGACCTGGATTCGCGCGCCGAGATCGCCAACCGCGCCGGCGGCGACCTCTTCCTGTCCCTGCACGCGAACGGCTGGTTCGACCGGCAGGTGCGGGGCGTCGAGACGCACCTGCTCCTGCCGTCGGGCGCGGAGGACGGCGAGGGCGGGGGCAACGATTTCTTCGTGCCGTGGCACCGCGCGCAGTGGCGCCACCTGGGCGCCAGCCGCGAAGTCGCCGAACTGGTGCAGGCGCGGCTCGTCGCGGGCGCCGCCGCCGAGGACCGCGGCGTGCGGCAGACCGGCCAGCGCGTGCTGCGCGGCGTAGACATGCCCGCGCTGGTGGTCGAGGTCGGCTACCTCACCCATCCCGCGCAGGAGAAGCAGCTGGACTCCAGGTCCTATCAGGAAAGTCTCGCCGAGAGCCTGGCCCGCGCAGTTGACGACTACCGGCGCCTGGTCGCCGATCTCCTGGCGCACGAAGGCGGGGGGGAGCGATGA
- the smpB gene encoding SsrA-binding protein SmpB — translation MGAASGESGVKIIAKNRKAFHEYEILERWEAGIVLQGTEVKSLRAGKCNLGDAYGDYRSGEVWLVKLHIGPYEQGNRENHDPFRRRKLLLTARELRKLGPKLETKGLTLIPLKLYFKRGLVKVELGLGRGKKLHDKRHAKAKRDVDMRIRREMGRG, via the coding sequence ATGGGCGCGGCCTCGGGCGAGAGCGGCGTGAAGATCATCGCCAAGAACCGCAAGGCGTTCCACGAGTACGAGATACTCGAGCGCTGGGAGGCCGGCATCGTCCTGCAGGGAACCGAGGTGAAATCCCTGCGCGCCGGCAAGTGCAACCTGGGCGACGCGTACGGCGATTACCGCAGCGGCGAGGTGTGGCTGGTCAAGCTGCACATCGGGCCCTACGAGCAGGGCAACCGCGAGAACCACGATCCCTTCCGCCGGCGCAAGCTCCTGCTCACCGCCCGGGAGTTGCGCAAGCTGGGACCCAAGCTGGAGACGAAGGGTCTGACCCTGATTCCGCTGAAGCTCTACTTCAAGCGTGGACTGGTCAAGGTGGAGCTGGGTCTGGGGCGCGGCAAGAAGCTCCACGACAAACGCCACGCCAAGGCCAAACGGGATGTCGACATGCGCATCAGGCGCGAGATGGGACGGGGTTGA